A single window of Sparus aurata chromosome 12, fSpaAur1.1, whole genome shotgun sequence DNA harbors:
- the nsmfa gene encoding NMDA receptor synaptonuclear signaling and neuronal migration factor isoform X4, with translation MRYLLWQQKLAHLLCETLVGPDPESPSDTIGPNNNNNHLHPCSNTTKGCEENQESSLVKPALAPPPSITISTKPSRLSLERSFSAEEDQLKCVECTLQPARVYTITTQRGMLMSSGRGSKESLELDVLKEKSGSRGVGSRGGLIQPSTSPSSASSSPTQYHHASSGRGTSHHHGKDHHGKDHHGNHHGISGTNVSSSSGGSSGASGSSSSNQQQQSLAVSGSHSHHGSHHGHHHHLSQPPLQTSVSAHNIRSWGEGGKGEAECSGLACDSCSGAPSRSQGSLDLESTSREAGKQHRRLERMWSVDRVTGLEREDTNWFPKENMFSFQTATTTMQAISNFRKHLRMVGSRRIKAQTFAERRSKSFSRSWSDPTPVKTDSTHEPKDSGDLQASCGTLDEGGVDDNLDWEEEREMERLACEGDDFVPPKIMLISSKVPKAEYVPTIIRRDDPSIIPILYDHEHATFDDILEEIEKKLTAYRRGSKFWRMLIFCQGGPGHLYLLKNKVATFAKVEKEEDMSQFWRRLSRFMSKINPEPNLIHIMGCYVLGNPNGEKLFQKLKNLMRPYSVEFESPLELSAQGKEMIELYFDFRLYRLWKTRQHSKLLDYEDFL, from the exons ATGCgatatcttctgtggcagcaaaaGTTAG CTCATCTTCTTTGTGAGACCTTGGTGGGTCCCGACCCAGAGTCGCCAAGTGACACGATTGgtccaaacaacaacaacaaccacctgCATCCCTGCTCCAACACCACCAAGGGCTGTGAGGAGAACCAGGAGTCTAGCCTGGTGAAACCCGCACTGGCACCTCCCCCTTCCATCACCATCTCTACCAAGCCATCGCGGCTGTCCCTTGAGCGCAGCTTCTCAGCGGAGGAAGACCAGCTGAAGTGTGTCGAGTGCACCCTGCAGCCTGCCCGCGTGTACACCATCACCACCCAGCGCGGTATGCTGATGAGCAGCGGCCGGGGCAGCAAAGAGAGCCTAGAACTGGACGTCCTGAAGGAGAAGTCGGGGAGTCGCGGGGTGGGATCCAGAGGTGGCTTGATCCAGCCCTCCACTTCCCCTTCCTCTGCCTCATCATCTCCCACCCAGTACCACCATGCCAGCAGCGGCCGTGGCACCAGCCACCATCACGGGAAAGATCATCATGGGAAAGATCATCACGGGAACCACCACGGCATCTCCGGCACCAACGTGTCCTCCAGCAGTGGAGGAAGTAGCGGAGCAagtggaagcagcagcagcaaccagcagcagcagtctttAGCCGTCTCTGGATCCCACTCCCACCATGGATCACACCACGGCCACCACCATCACCTGTCTCAACCTCCACTGCAGACCTCCGTCAGCGCCCACAACATCCGCAGCTGGGGCGAGGGTGGAAAAGGGGAGGCGGAGTGCAGCGGGCTGGCCTGTGACTCGTGCAGTGGAGCCCCCTCGCGGAGCCAGGGCTCCCTGGACCTGGAGAGCACATCCCGAGAGGCAGGCAAGCAGCACCGACGCCTAGAGCGGATGTGGAGTGTGGACCGGGTGACTGGGCTGGAGAGAG AGGACACTAACTGGTTCCCCAAGGAAAATATGTTCAGCTTTCAAACTGCCACAACAACCATGCAGGC GATATC GAACTTCCGGAAGCATCTTCGGATGGTGGGCAGTAGAAGGATTAAAGCACAGA CGTTCGCTGAGCGTAGATCGAAGAGTTTCAGCCGTTCCTGGAGTGACCCCACCCCGGTCAAGACTGACTCTACTCATGAACCCAAAGACA GCGGAGACCTGCAGGCTTCCTGTGGTACACTGGATGAAGGAGGCGTTGATGATAATTTAGactgggaggaggagagagagatggagaggctGGCCTGCGAAGGAGACGACTTTGTACCTCCCAAAATCATG CTGATCTCTTCTAAGGTCCCCAAGGCAGAGTACGTTCCCACTATAATCCGGAGGGATGACCCATCCATCATCCCCATCCTCTAT GACCATGAACATGCAACTTTTGATGATATTTTGG AGGAAATAGAGAAGAAGCTCACAGCTTACAGGAGAGGAAGCAAGTTCTGGCGGATGCTCATTTTCTGTCAG ggAGGCCCGGGTCACCTGTATTTACTGAAGAATAAAGTGGCAACCTTTGCCAAggtggaaaaggaggaggataTGAGCCA ATTCTGGAGGAGGCTTAGTCGATTCATGAGTAAAATCAACCCGGAACCCAACCTCATCCACATAATGGGATGCTATGTCCTGGGCAACCCCAATGGAGAGAAG
- the nsmfa gene encoding NMDA receptor synaptonuclear signaling and neuronal migration factor isoform X2: MRERGLCIFSHTLTAVQLPHVRAHIRRERERERERERGRERGEREPDVPVSFFSSGHLFLCRRLRDISAPGFPFNFFVVVVVVHVAFFSFCIVFIVAFLRPTSLWNELFSRLRRFHVSMGTAVSKRKNLRNDAISSVAAKVRAARAFGEYLSHTHPENRNGSAHLLCETLVGPDPESPSDTIGPNNNNNHLHPCSNTTKGCEENQESSLVKPALAPPPSITISTKPSRLSLERSFSAEEDQLKCVECTLQPARVYTITTQRGMLMSSGRGSKESLELDVLKEKSGSRGVGSRGGLIQPSTSPSSASSSPTQYHHASSGRGTSHHHGKDHHGKDHHGNHHGISGTNVSSSSGGSSGASGSSSSNQQQQSLAVSGSHSHHGSHHGHHHHLSQPPLQTSVSAHNIRSWGEGGKGEAECSGLACDSCSGAPSRSQGSLDLESTSREAEDTNWFPKENMFSFQTATTTMQAISNFRKHLRMVGSRRIKAQTFAERRSKSFSRSWSDPTPVKTDSTHEPKDSGDLQASCGTLDEGGVDDNLDWEEEREMERLACEGDDFVPPKIMLISSKVPKAEYVPTIIRRDDPSIIPILYDHEHATFDDILEEIEKKLTAYRRGSKFWRMLIFCQGGPGHLYLLKNKVATFAKVEKEEDMSQFWRRLSRFMSKINPEPNLIHIMGCYVLGNPNGEKLFQKLKNLMRPYSVEFESPLELSAQGKEMIELYFDFRLYRLWKTRQHSKLLDYEDFL; this comes from the exons atgagagagagaggtctgTGTATTTTCAGccacacactgacagctgtgCAGCTCCCTCACGTACGTGCTCATatccggagagagagagagagagagagagagagagagagagggagagagaggggggagagagagcctGACGtccctgtttcttttttttcatctgggCATCTTTTCCTCTGCAGACGACTGCGCGACATATCTGCTCCCGGATTTCCCTtcaacttttttgttgttgttgttgttgttcatgttgcgtttttttctttttgtatagTTTTCATTGTCGCATTCCTCCGTCCGACCTCTCTTTGGAATGAACTGTTTTCCCGCCTGCGTCGTTTCCATGTCAGCATGGGAACTGCCGTGTCCAAAAGGAAGAATTTAAGAAACGATGCgatatcttctgtggcagcaaaaGTTAG agcAGCACGAGCATTTGGAGAGTACCTGTCCCACACACACCCTGAAAACCGAAACGGATCAG CTCATCTTCTTTGTGAGACCTTGGTGGGTCCCGACCCAGAGTCGCCAAGTGACACGATTGgtccaaacaacaacaacaaccacctgCATCCCTGCTCCAACACCACCAAGGGCTGTGAGGAGAACCAGGAGTCTAGCCTGGTGAAACCCGCACTGGCACCTCCCCCTTCCATCACCATCTCTACCAAGCCATCGCGGCTGTCCCTTGAGCGCAGCTTCTCAGCGGAGGAAGACCAGCTGAAGTGTGTCGAGTGCACCCTGCAGCCTGCCCGCGTGTACACCATCACCACCCAGCGCGGTATGCTGATGAGCAGCGGCCGGGGCAGCAAAGAGAGCCTAGAACTGGACGTCCTGAAGGAGAAGTCGGGGAGTCGCGGGGTGGGATCCAGAGGTGGCTTGATCCAGCCCTCCACTTCCCCTTCCTCTGCCTCATCATCTCCCACCCAGTACCACCATGCCAGCAGCGGCCGTGGCACCAGCCACCATCACGGGAAAGATCATCATGGGAAAGATCATCACGGGAACCACCACGGCATCTCCGGCACCAACGTGTCCTCCAGCAGTGGAGGAAGTAGCGGAGCAagtggaagcagcagcagcaaccagcagcagcagtctttAGCCGTCTCTGGATCCCACTCCCACCATGGATCACACCACGGCCACCACCATCACCTGTCTCAACCTCCACTGCAGACCTCCGTCAGCGCCCACAACATCCGCAGCTGGGGCGAGGGTGGAAAAGGGGAGGCGGAGTGCAGCGGGCTGGCCTGTGACTCGTGCAGTGGAGCCCCCTCGCGGAGCCAGGGCTCCCTGGACCTGGAGAGCACATCCCGAGAGGCAG AGGACACTAACTGGTTCCCCAAGGAAAATATGTTCAGCTTTCAAACTGCCACAACAACCATGCAGGC GATATC GAACTTCCGGAAGCATCTTCGGATGGTGGGCAGTAGAAGGATTAAAGCACAGA CGTTCGCTGAGCGTAGATCGAAGAGTTTCAGCCGTTCCTGGAGTGACCCCACCCCGGTCAAGACTGACTCTACTCATGAACCCAAAGACA GCGGAGACCTGCAGGCTTCCTGTGGTACACTGGATGAAGGAGGCGTTGATGATAATTTAGactgggaggaggagagagagatggagaggctGGCCTGCGAAGGAGACGACTTTGTACCTCCCAAAATCATG CTGATCTCTTCTAAGGTCCCCAAGGCAGAGTACGTTCCCACTATAATCCGGAGGGATGACCCATCCATCATCCCCATCCTCTAT GACCATGAACATGCAACTTTTGATGATATTTTGG AGGAAATAGAGAAGAAGCTCACAGCTTACAGGAGAGGAAGCAAGTTCTGGCGGATGCTCATTTTCTGTCAG ggAGGCCCGGGTCACCTGTATTTACTGAAGAATAAAGTGGCAACCTTTGCCAAggtggaaaaggaggaggataTGAGCCA ATTCTGGAGGAGGCTTAGTCGATTCATGAGTAAAATCAACCCGGAACCCAACCTCATCCACATAATGGGATGCTATGTCCTGGGCAACCCCAATGGAGAGAAG
- the nsmfa gene encoding NMDA receptor synaptonuclear signaling and neuronal migration factor isoform X3: MRERGLCIFSHTLTAVQLPHVRAHIRRERERERERERGRERGEREPDVPVSFFSSGHLFLCRRLRDISAPGFPFNFFVVVVVVHVAFFSFCIVFIVAFLRPTSLWNELFSRLRRFHVSMGTAVSKRKNLRNDAISSVAAKVRAARAFGEYLSHTHPENRNGSAHLLCETLVGPDPESPSDTIGPNNNNNHLHPCSNTTKGCEENQESSLVKPALAPPPSITISTKPSRLSLERSFSAEEDQLKCVECTLQPARVYTITTQRGMLMSSGRGSKESLELDVLKEKSGSRGVGSRGGLIQPSTSPSSASSSPTQYHHASSGRGTSHHHGKDHHGKDHHGNHHGISGTNVSSSSGGSSGASGSSSSNQQQQSLAVSGSHSHHGSHHGHHHHLSQPPLQTSVSAHNIRSWGEGGKGEAECSGLACDSCSGAPSRSQGSLDLESTSREAGKQHRRLERMWSVDRVTGLEREDTNWFPKENMFSFQTATTTMQAISNFRKHLRMVGSRRIKAQSGDLQASCGTLDEGGVDDNLDWEEEREMERLACEGDDFVPPKIMLISSKVPKAEYVPTIIRRDDPSIIPILYDHEHATFDDILEEIEKKLTAYRRGSKFWRMLIFCQGGPGHLYLLKNKVATFAKVEKEEDMSQFWRRLSRFMSKINPEPNLIHIMGCYVLGNPNGEKLFQKLKNLMRPYSVEFESPLELSAQGKEMIELYFDFRLYRLWKTRQHSKLLDYEDFL, translated from the exons atgagagagagaggtctgTGTATTTTCAGccacacactgacagctgtgCAGCTCCCTCACGTACGTGCTCATatccggagagagagagagagagagagagagagagagagagggagagagaggggggagagagagcctGACGtccctgtttcttttttttcatctgggCATCTTTTCCTCTGCAGACGACTGCGCGACATATCTGCTCCCGGATTTCCCTtcaacttttttgttgttgttgttgttgttcatgttgcgtttttttctttttgtatagTTTTCATTGTCGCATTCCTCCGTCCGACCTCTCTTTGGAATGAACTGTTTTCCCGCCTGCGTCGTTTCCATGTCAGCATGGGAACTGCCGTGTCCAAAAGGAAGAATTTAAGAAACGATGCgatatcttctgtggcagcaaaaGTTAG agcAGCACGAGCATTTGGAGAGTACCTGTCCCACACACACCCTGAAAACCGAAACGGATCAG CTCATCTTCTTTGTGAGACCTTGGTGGGTCCCGACCCAGAGTCGCCAAGTGACACGATTGgtccaaacaacaacaacaaccacctgCATCCCTGCTCCAACACCACCAAGGGCTGTGAGGAGAACCAGGAGTCTAGCCTGGTGAAACCCGCACTGGCACCTCCCCCTTCCATCACCATCTCTACCAAGCCATCGCGGCTGTCCCTTGAGCGCAGCTTCTCAGCGGAGGAAGACCAGCTGAAGTGTGTCGAGTGCACCCTGCAGCCTGCCCGCGTGTACACCATCACCACCCAGCGCGGTATGCTGATGAGCAGCGGCCGGGGCAGCAAAGAGAGCCTAGAACTGGACGTCCTGAAGGAGAAGTCGGGGAGTCGCGGGGTGGGATCCAGAGGTGGCTTGATCCAGCCCTCCACTTCCCCTTCCTCTGCCTCATCATCTCCCACCCAGTACCACCATGCCAGCAGCGGCCGTGGCACCAGCCACCATCACGGGAAAGATCATCATGGGAAAGATCATCACGGGAACCACCACGGCATCTCCGGCACCAACGTGTCCTCCAGCAGTGGAGGAAGTAGCGGAGCAagtggaagcagcagcagcaaccagcagcagcagtctttAGCCGTCTCTGGATCCCACTCCCACCATGGATCACACCACGGCCACCACCATCACCTGTCTCAACCTCCACTGCAGACCTCCGTCAGCGCCCACAACATCCGCAGCTGGGGCGAGGGTGGAAAAGGGGAGGCGGAGTGCAGCGGGCTGGCCTGTGACTCGTGCAGTGGAGCCCCCTCGCGGAGCCAGGGCTCCCTGGACCTGGAGAGCACATCCCGAGAGGCAGGCAAGCAGCACCGACGCCTAGAGCGGATGTGGAGTGTGGACCGGGTGACTGGGCTGGAGAGAG AGGACACTAACTGGTTCCCCAAGGAAAATATGTTCAGCTTTCAAACTGCCACAACAACCATGCAGGC GATATC GAACTTCCGGAAGCATCTTCGGATGGTGGGCAGTAGAAGGATTAAAGCACAGA GCGGAGACCTGCAGGCTTCCTGTGGTACACTGGATGAAGGAGGCGTTGATGATAATTTAGactgggaggaggagagagagatggagaggctGGCCTGCGAAGGAGACGACTTTGTACCTCCCAAAATCATG CTGATCTCTTCTAAGGTCCCCAAGGCAGAGTACGTTCCCACTATAATCCGGAGGGATGACCCATCCATCATCCCCATCCTCTAT GACCATGAACATGCAACTTTTGATGATATTTTGG AGGAAATAGAGAAGAAGCTCACAGCTTACAGGAGAGGAAGCAAGTTCTGGCGGATGCTCATTTTCTGTCAG ggAGGCCCGGGTCACCTGTATTTACTGAAGAATAAAGTGGCAACCTTTGCCAAggtggaaaaggaggaggataTGAGCCA ATTCTGGAGGAGGCTTAGTCGATTCATGAGTAAAATCAACCCGGAACCCAACCTCATCCACATAATGGGATGCTATGTCCTGGGCAACCCCAATGGAGAGAAG
- the nsmfa gene encoding NMDA receptor synaptonuclear signaling and neuronal migration factor isoform X1, with protein MRERGLCIFSHTLTAVQLPHVRAHIRRERERERERERGRERGEREPDVPVSFFSSGHLFLCRRLRDISAPGFPFNFFVVVVVVHVAFFSFCIVFIVAFLRPTSLWNELFSRLRRFHVSMGTAVSKRKNLRNDAISSVAAKVRAARAFGEYLSHTHPENRNGSAHLLCETLVGPDPESPSDTIGPNNNNNHLHPCSNTTKGCEENQESSLVKPALAPPPSITISTKPSRLSLERSFSAEEDQLKCVECTLQPARVYTITTQRGMLMSSGRGSKESLELDVLKEKSGSRGVGSRGGLIQPSTSPSSASSSPTQYHHASSGRGTSHHHGKDHHGKDHHGNHHGISGTNVSSSSGGSSGASGSSSSNQQQQSLAVSGSHSHHGSHHGHHHHLSQPPLQTSVSAHNIRSWGEGGKGEAECSGLACDSCSGAPSRSQGSLDLESTSREAGKQHRRLERMWSVDRVTGLEREDTNWFPKENMFSFQTATTTMQAISNFRKHLRMVGSRRIKAQTFAERRSKSFSRSWSDPTPVKTDSTHEPKDSGDLQASCGTLDEGGVDDNLDWEEEREMERLACEGDDFVPPKIMLISSKVPKAEYVPTIIRRDDPSIIPILYDHEHATFDDILEEIEKKLTAYRRGSKFWRMLIFCQGGPGHLYLLKNKVATFAKVEKEEDMSQFWRRLSRFMSKINPEPNLIHIMGCYVLGNPNGEKLFQKLKNLMRPYSVEFESPLELSAQGKEMIELYFDFRLYRLWKTRQHSKLLDYEDFL; from the exons atgagagagagaggtctgTGTATTTTCAGccacacactgacagctgtgCAGCTCCCTCACGTACGTGCTCATatccggagagagagagagagagagagagagagagagagagggagagagaggggggagagagagcctGACGtccctgtttcttttttttcatctgggCATCTTTTCCTCTGCAGACGACTGCGCGACATATCTGCTCCCGGATTTCCCTtcaacttttttgttgttgttgttgttgttcatgttgcgtttttttctttttgtatagTTTTCATTGTCGCATTCCTCCGTCCGACCTCTCTTTGGAATGAACTGTTTTCCCGCCTGCGTCGTTTCCATGTCAGCATGGGAACTGCCGTGTCCAAAAGGAAGAATTTAAGAAACGATGCgatatcttctgtggcagcaaaaGTTAG agcAGCACGAGCATTTGGAGAGTACCTGTCCCACACACACCCTGAAAACCGAAACGGATCAG CTCATCTTCTTTGTGAGACCTTGGTGGGTCCCGACCCAGAGTCGCCAAGTGACACGATTGgtccaaacaacaacaacaaccacctgCATCCCTGCTCCAACACCACCAAGGGCTGTGAGGAGAACCAGGAGTCTAGCCTGGTGAAACCCGCACTGGCACCTCCCCCTTCCATCACCATCTCTACCAAGCCATCGCGGCTGTCCCTTGAGCGCAGCTTCTCAGCGGAGGAAGACCAGCTGAAGTGTGTCGAGTGCACCCTGCAGCCTGCCCGCGTGTACACCATCACCACCCAGCGCGGTATGCTGATGAGCAGCGGCCGGGGCAGCAAAGAGAGCCTAGAACTGGACGTCCTGAAGGAGAAGTCGGGGAGTCGCGGGGTGGGATCCAGAGGTGGCTTGATCCAGCCCTCCACTTCCCCTTCCTCTGCCTCATCATCTCCCACCCAGTACCACCATGCCAGCAGCGGCCGTGGCACCAGCCACCATCACGGGAAAGATCATCATGGGAAAGATCATCACGGGAACCACCACGGCATCTCCGGCACCAACGTGTCCTCCAGCAGTGGAGGAAGTAGCGGAGCAagtggaagcagcagcagcaaccagcagcagcagtctttAGCCGTCTCTGGATCCCACTCCCACCATGGATCACACCACGGCCACCACCATCACCTGTCTCAACCTCCACTGCAGACCTCCGTCAGCGCCCACAACATCCGCAGCTGGGGCGAGGGTGGAAAAGGGGAGGCGGAGTGCAGCGGGCTGGCCTGTGACTCGTGCAGTGGAGCCCCCTCGCGGAGCCAGGGCTCCCTGGACCTGGAGAGCACATCCCGAGAGGCAGGCAAGCAGCACCGACGCCTAGAGCGGATGTGGAGTGTGGACCGGGTGACTGGGCTGGAGAGAG AGGACACTAACTGGTTCCCCAAGGAAAATATGTTCAGCTTTCAAACTGCCACAACAACCATGCAGGC GATATC GAACTTCCGGAAGCATCTTCGGATGGTGGGCAGTAGAAGGATTAAAGCACAGA CGTTCGCTGAGCGTAGATCGAAGAGTTTCAGCCGTTCCTGGAGTGACCCCACCCCGGTCAAGACTGACTCTACTCATGAACCCAAAGACA GCGGAGACCTGCAGGCTTCCTGTGGTACACTGGATGAAGGAGGCGTTGATGATAATTTAGactgggaggaggagagagagatggagaggctGGCCTGCGAAGGAGACGACTTTGTACCTCCCAAAATCATG CTGATCTCTTCTAAGGTCCCCAAGGCAGAGTACGTTCCCACTATAATCCGGAGGGATGACCCATCCATCATCCCCATCCTCTAT GACCATGAACATGCAACTTTTGATGATATTTTGG AGGAAATAGAGAAGAAGCTCACAGCTTACAGGAGAGGAAGCAAGTTCTGGCGGATGCTCATTTTCTGTCAG ggAGGCCCGGGTCACCTGTATTTACTGAAGAATAAAGTGGCAACCTTTGCCAAggtggaaaaggaggaggataTGAGCCA ATTCTGGAGGAGGCTTAGTCGATTCATGAGTAAAATCAACCCGGAACCCAACCTCATCCACATAATGGGATGCTATGTCCTGGGCAACCCCAATGGAGAGAAG